Sequence from the Sphingomonas sp. SORGH_AS_0950 genome:
TCTGCTGTTCTTCGATTGCGATCGCTATCTCGTAGCACAATGATGGTCAGCGCCTGGCTACACCGATGAGAGCGGTTGAAGGGATGGGCAGGATCATTTGATCACCAGCCATGTCTCGCACCTCAGCAACGACGGCGGCCCTCTCGGTATCGCTCAAGCTGATCCAGTCGGGGGACATACCGAACAAGGTATCGGGCTCGGCAAGTGCGCTGACATCGAGCGCATAGTCGTGGGTGACATGTTGGATTTGGGGATCCTGATATCCCGCGGCGATGAATTCGCGGGCAAAATCGCTCGGGTCGCTCAACGCCTTGACCGCATTCGGCATGGTCATGCCGTCGCGCCCGGGAAACAGCTTGCGACGGATCTGGCCGAGCAGGAGAAAGGTTGCCGCCCCGCCATCCTGCCAAGTCGTGACCACGCCGTGGCCACCCCGCCGCGTTACTCGTGCCATTTCCGATAGACCCTTGCGCCAGTCAGGAAACATGATGACTCCGAAGATCGAGAAGACCGCATCAAAACGGCCGTCTTCCAGAGTTAGGGCCTGTCCATCCATGACGCATGCTTCGACATTGGGCAGGTTCGCAGCAGCGATGCGCGCCACCATGCCGGGGGAGAAGTCGGTCGCAAGCACGGGTGCGCCGGTACGCGCCGCTGCCAACGTCAGCGCGCCAGTCCCGGCCGCCACGTCCAGCACGTGGCTTTCTGATGTCAGAGCGACCTTTGCGAGTGCCGCCTCGGCATAAAGGGACGTGAATGGATGCGCCGTTTTCTCATAATGCTGGGCGGCTGTGTCCCAATGATCTGGGTTTTCATAGGCAGGCATAATCGACGCTCCGCGAATCATGTAACATTATAAGTATCGTGATACTGAGCCCTTGCCAATCTCGATGGCGCCGTGAAGGATCACATCGTGCGTAACGACAGCCGCCTTTCGCGAATGCTCCATGTGCTGCTCCACATGGCGCGGCATGAGGGACCAATGACCTCCGAGGCGCTCGCCCGCATGCTGGGTACCAACCCGGTCGTGGTACGGCGCACGATGGCTGGTCTTCGAGATGCAGGGTATGTGCGGTCGGAAAAGGGCCATGGCGGCGGCTGGGTGATCGCGCAGCCCTTGAAGAATGTTTCGTTGCTGGACGTACACCGCGCGGTTGGCGGACCCCGCCTGTTCGCTATCGGCCATGAGAACGCCAATGCCGACTGCGCTGTCGAGAAAGCCGTTAATACTGCGCTGGAGGGTGTGCTCCGTGACGCCGAGGCGCTCCTGGTGGCGCGCCTCGATTCCGTCAGCCTGGCCGAACTGGCGCGCGATTTCGACGCACACTGCGATGCGGCTAGCTAGAAAGCCGCATCCTCACCCGATCTGATCATATCGATTACCGCGCGCAGGGCCGGTGCCATCTGCCGTTGCTGGGGGTAACACAAATAATAGCCGGGAAAGGGAACCGACCACTCCGCCAGCAGCGGAACGAGGGCACCTTGCGCAAAAGCGTCGACGACAGACTCCTCCTTGAGGAAGGCGATCCCGATGCCAGCAAGCGCGGCGTCCACCATCACGGCGCGGCTGCTGGTGATCAACGGCCCTTCGACCGCCACCGAGAACCAGTGGCCCTTCTCGAAAAACTCCCATGCATAGGGGCCGGGCTGCCCCGGCCAGCGCCAGCGGATGCAACGATGCTGGAGCAGATCCTTTGGCGTTTGCGGAACGCCGTGCTCGGCCAAGTATGCGGGCGCGGCTACAGCCAGTTGGCGAATATCCTCGCCTAGCCGAAGTGCGACCATGTCGCGTTCGATCACCTCGCCGATACGGATTGCGGCATCATAGCCGCTGCCGACGATGTCGACGACCGTGTCATCAATCGTGAGATCGAGCGTGATGTCGGGGAATGCGCGCGCCAGCCTTGGCAGGATCGGCACCACGAACCTGTCTGCGGCAGCATGGAAGCAGTGCAGGCGGACTGTACCGGCCGGCAGCTTCGCGGCAGTACGCGCCTGCTCCAGGGCGCCCGTCAGGCTGTTGATCGCGGGTGCGATATCACCGAGCAGCGCGGCGCCAGCCTCGGTCAACGACACGCTGCGGGTGGTGCGATGGAGCAGGCGGATGCCTAGCCGCTCCTCCAGGCCGCGGATCAACTGGCTCAGCGCCGAGGACGATACCCCCAACTGCTCGGCCGCCCGGCTGAAACTCCGTTGCTCGGCGACGGCTGCAAAGGCGCGCAAGGCACCGAACTCGCTGGGATGGATCATAGGGGGCATCTCAGCATTGTGAAGCTGACCTTACAAGCCTGGGTAGCAAATGGTCGATTATCCGCTTGGAGTGAAGCGCTACATCTGGCGGTGAAGGAGAACAGCTATGAAGACATGGTTCATCACGGGTATTTCCCGCGGCCTCGGCAAGGCGCTCGCGCAGGCAGCGCTCGCTCGAGGCGACACCGTCGTCGGCACGGTGCGCGAGGCTGCGCCGGATTTGGAAGTGGGTCATGGTACGCTGCATGTCCTGACCGTCGATCTCACCGATGCGGCGGCGATCGCACCGGCTGTAAGTGCGGCGTTCGACAAGGTTGGCCACATCGACGTGCTGGTCAACAACGCCGGCTATGGCCTGCTCGGGGCGATCGAGGAAGCGACGGACGCCGAGTTTCAACGGCTGTTCGCGGTCAACGTCTTTGCACCCTTTGCCATCATCCGCGCCGCGCTTCCCGTCTTGCGGCGGCAGGGCAGCGGTCACATCCTGAACATCACCTCGATCGCAGGCCGTGCGCCGGCGGGATCATCCGGCCTCTATTCGGCGACCAAATCCGCGCTCGAAGGCCTAACACAGAGCCTAGCCCAGGAAGTCGCGCCTTTCGGTCTCAAGGCCACGGCCATCGCACCCGGTGCCTTTCGCACCGACTTTCTCAGCGGTCATTCAATCCGCCGCAGTCAGGGCGGCGAGCAGTATGCCGAAAGCGTCGGGACCGGAATCGCACGGCTTGACGCGATGGCCGGGCGCCAGATCGGCGATCCGGACAAGGCGGCTGCGGCGATCCTCGAATTGGTCGACACGCCCAATCCGCCGCTTCATCTGCTGCTTGGGAGCGACGCGCTGCGACGTGCCCGAGAGAAGCTCGACGTGGTGATCGACGAGATGGATCGCTGGGAAAGCGTAACGCGTTCGACCGATTATGAGGAAGATGCCTGAGCGGCTGGGCCTGAGCAGCTATCACCTTAAACGACGGCGCCACCCAGCGGTGCAAGACCAACCCGCTCAAGGTCCGTTTGCGGGAATAGGGGAGGGGGCGCTTTGACGCAATGCTTGGGCCCTGTCATCATCGCTTGCGGCGCAGCTGCGATCCGGCGCGCGTCATGAGGAGCGCAACGACATGACCGACCAGAAGAGCGGCATCATGGTCCAGGGCCGTTTGATACCCTTCCCCTCATCGATAAGCCAGGAGGCTCGCGCCAGTCTCGAACGACTGGTGAATGACGATGGCGTCCCGATCAACGCGCTCTACTTGATGCCACCGCCGGACGATCATGCGGGCTGGATGAAGATCAAGGCGGCAGCGGACGGGCATTATGCGGCTGCAGTGAAAGCGCTGGCCGGTACGTTGCGTGCCAGCGCCGAGACGCTTCGCATCGGCGAGACCACGATCCATGTCGCGACGCCCGAGACCATATCGGTGCCGGATGGCGCCTATGTGGATTTCCATGGCGGAGCGTTCGTGTTTGGTGGCGGCGAGGCGTGTCGCGTGCAGGCGCGAATGCAGGCGGATCGGCTTGGGGCGCTCAGCTACGGCGTCGATTACAGGATGCCGCCCGAGCATCCCTATCCGGCGGCATTGGATGACGCGATGGCGGCGTATCGCTACGTGCTGGAACGGCACGCACCGTCGCGCATCGTCGTGGGCGGGCGATCGGCGGGCGGCAACCTTGCTGTCGCGATGCTCCTGCGCGCGAAGGACGAAGGGCTGCCCATGCCCGCCGGCATGGTTCTCCTGTCTCCAGAGGTCGATCTGACCGAGTCCGGCGACAGTTTCCAGGTTAATCAGATGGTGGATGTCGTGCTGCCCGGATCATTGATGCGGAACAACGCGCTGTATGCCGGTGGGGCAGACCTGTCGCATCCTTATCTCTCGCCATTGTTCGGAGATTTAAAAGGCCTGCCGCCGGCTTTCCTTCAATCCGGCACGCGAGACCTCTTCCTGTCCAACGCTGTACGGATGCACCGTGCACTGCGCCAAGCGGATGTGGATGCCGAACTGCATGTCTTTGAAGGGATGCCGCACGGAGGATTTCAAGGGAACACCCCGGAGGACGACGACTTGGCGGCCGAGCTAGCCCGGTTCGTTAAAGCTCGCTGGCAGTGACGTACTCTTTCAAAATTGTACCCAATGAAAACAGCGATGCATTCGGTTTCAATGCGACTTGATGCCTCATAGTCGAGCTGCCGCTACTTTGACCATTTGTCGCAGATTTTCACCGCATCGGCGCCTTCAGACCCGGCTAGGTGTTTGATCCCACGGTTTGATGGTGCGATCCTTTCGTTGGAATGGAAGGAGGCTGTATGGGACAAGTTCGTCATGGATGCGCCACGACCGCGCACGCCGTCCGAGCAGCAATACAGCGATCGCAAGCTTCGCTCTCGACGCTGAGCCGTGAGCTGGGGATCAACCCGAAGACGGTCGCGAAATGGCGCAAGCGAGCAACCGTTGAGGACCTGAAGACCGGGCCAAAGGCCCCTCATTCAACGACCTTGTCCGAGGCGGAGGAGGCGATGGTTGTAGCGTTCCGGCGCCACACGCTGCTGCCGCTC
This genomic interval carries:
- a CDS encoding class I SAM-dependent methyltransferase translates to MPAYENPDHWDTAAQHYEKTAHPFTSLYAEAALAKVALTSESHVLDVAAGTGALTLAAARTGAPVLATDFSPGMVARIAAANLPNVEACVMDGQALTLEDGRFDAVFSIFGVIMFPDWRKGLSEMARVTRRGGHGVVTTWQDGGAATFLLLGQIRRKLFPGRDGMTMPNAVKALSDPSDFAREFIAAGYQDPQIQHVTHDYALDVSALAEPDTLFGMSPDWISLSDTERAAVVAEVRDMAGDQMILPIPSTALIGVARR
- a CDS encoding Rrf2 family transcriptional regulator, translating into MRNDSRLSRMLHVLLHMARHEGPMTSEALARMLGTNPVVVRRTMAGLRDAGYVRSEKGHGGGWVIAQPLKNVSLLDVHRAVGGPRLFAIGHENANADCAVEKAVNTALEGVLRDAEALLVARLDSVSLAELARDFDAHCDAAS
- a CDS encoding LysR family transcriptional regulator, giving the protein MIHPSEFGALRAFAAVAEQRSFSRAAEQLGVSSSALSQLIRGLEERLGIRLLHRTTRSVSLTEAGAALLGDIAPAINSLTGALEQARTAAKLPAGTVRLHCFHAAADRFVVPILPRLARAFPDITLDLTIDDTVVDIVGSGYDAAIRIGEVIERDMVALRLGEDIRQLAVAAPAYLAEHGVPQTPKDLLQHRCIRWRWPGQPGPYAWEFFEKGHWFSVAVEGPLITSSRAVMVDAALAGIGIAFLKEESVVDAFAQGALVPLLAEWSVPFPGYYLCYPQQRQMAPALRAVIDMIRSGEDAAF
- a CDS encoding oxidoreductase translates to MKTWFITGISRGLGKALAQAALARGDTVVGTVREAAPDLEVGHGTLHVLTVDLTDAAAIAPAVSAAFDKVGHIDVLVNNAGYGLLGAIEEATDAEFQRLFAVNVFAPFAIIRAALPVLRRQGSGHILNITSIAGRAPAGSSGLYSATKSALEGLTQSLAQEVAPFGLKATAIAPGAFRTDFLSGHSIRRSQGGEQYAESVGTGIARLDAMAGRQIGDPDKAAAAILELVDTPNPPLHLLLGSDALRRAREKLDVVIDEMDRWESVTRSTDYEEDA
- a CDS encoding alpha/beta hydrolase, whose protein sequence is MTDQKSGIMVQGRLIPFPSSISQEARASLERLVNDDGVPINALYLMPPPDDHAGWMKIKAAADGHYAAAVKALAGTLRASAETLRIGETTIHVATPETISVPDGAYVDFHGGAFVFGGGEACRVQARMQADRLGALSYGVDYRMPPEHPYPAALDDAMAAYRYVLERHAPSRIVVGGRSAGGNLAVAMLLRAKDEGLPMPAGMVLLSPEVDLTESGDSFQVNQMVDVVLPGSLMRNNALYAGGADLSHPYLSPLFGDLKGLPPAFLQSGTRDLFLSNAVRMHRALRQADVDAELHVFEGMPHGGFQGNTPEDDDLAAELARFVKARWQ